The Pyrus communis chromosome 12, drPyrComm1.1, whole genome shotgun sequence genomic sequence TCATTGGTATCCTTTCTGCAGGCAACCATTTTGCCGAGAGGATGGCAGTAAGGAAGTCTTGGATGCAGCACAATCTTATCAGATCGTCAAAAGTGGTAGCACGTTTCTTTGTTGCATTGGTAAGCAATGGCAATAATAACACTAGAATATTTGTAGTTGGTTGATGCACAGTTTTTAAGTGGGGGACTTACAATCTTTTCTGTTGATACTCGGACAGCATGCTAAAAAGGAAGTGAATGTTGAGCTGAAGAAAGAAGCAGAGTTTTTTGGCGATATCGTTATAGTGCCTTACATGGATAACTATGACTTGGTCGTATTGAAAACTGTTGCCATCTGCGAATATGGGGTGAGTTGTGGAACAAACACATAAATGAAGATTTGATACTGTTAAGTATTCCCCTGGAAATAGTTTTCTTATAATGCTGTTGCTTCTGTTTCAGGCTCATAGGATGGCTGCTAAGTACATTATGAAGTGTGATGACGACACATTTATTAGAGTGGATGCCGTTATCAAAGAGGCATATAAAGTACCAGAGGGAAAGAGCTTGTATATGGGGAACATAAATTACTACCATAAGCCTCTGCGCTATGGTAAATGGGCTGTGACATATGAGGTATGAACGAACTTATTGTTTCTGATATCCTTTGGCATGTGTTGAAGAATGTTGATCATGTTTCAATTATTTCAGATTTATAGTCTGTGATATTGACTTGTAAGAatctttattttgttgaaatctTGTTAAAGGTTGTCGATGTTGTACTATGTTCAGTTTCTTGCATTGTTTTCTGCTGACGCTTGTTTTCTATATTAGTGTTCATTGCCATTTGTTCTctgttttcttgtttcaggagTGGCCAGAAGAAGACTATCCACCCTATGCAAACGGGCCAGGTTACATCTTGTCATCTGACATTGCAAACTTCATAGTATCCGAGTTTGAAAGTCGTAAATTAAGGGTAAGTAACATCCACGCCCTCTCTGCCCTTCACGCACACACCTACACTGGTATGCTCATGTAATGGGTGGTTGATTCTAAGCAATCTGATCTTTGTGCAGTTGTTTAAGATGGAAGATGTGAGCATGGGAATGTGGGTTGAGAAATTCAACAGCGCAAAACCAGTCAAGTACGTGCACAGCTTGAAGTTCTGCCAATTCGGGTGCGTCGAAGATTATTACACCGCCCATTACCAGTCTCCGAGACAGATGATCTGCATGTGGGACAAATTGAAACGGCTGGGACGGCCTCAGTGCTGCAGCATGAGATAGTATTTCTGGTATTTCATGACCCCATCTCTAGATTCTAGGACATGTAAGTTTTTTTGCAGTTATAGCACCAGATGATCTGGTCCCTGTACATACAGAAATTGCCGGTATAAATAGGAATTGCGTTTCCTTATTCTTTCGTTGTTAGTTGTTACTGGTCGTAGTTTCTTCGTTTTCTTGACCCGATGTTCCGGGCTTTCGGGAGGAAGACGACGATGGTGACGAAGAGGTCGAGATCGAGTTCGACCGGAGGTGCGTGTAGGGAATTCTGTTTGTGTACAACCATGACTAATCACTTTAGAAGAGGACTAGTCATCCGAGGAGAGACAAAAATATAATCGCGTATAACCAGTGACGCCAAATATTGAAACAGTAAGGTTTTATACGtccatattttgtttttgtcaaacgataaatttgtttgattaaatGTTTGATTATGATGTCGACAAAGTTCGAATTTAAGTCGTGGTGCAAGAACAACACTGCTCTCCACTAGTTATTACAAGGCCACCTGCGCCGCGTCCATATTTTATTTGATTCTCTATTCAATTTACTAATAGAAGAAATAAGggaattttaattcattttaacgaaaaactacatttttttcaataaaaagtcaatcttgtactatttactttaccatttattttatctttatcattaaaattcaaagttttcaaacctatTTCTTTAGTTTTCCTAAGAAATAAATAGAAATCTAGGAATGCCGTTACTTTTGCCGCAGGTTTTAATGATCTTACCTTTAATGAACATTTACTAAGGAATCTGAACTATCACGGGCAACTGGCAGCCCTCTTCCCTCTTCtttattatattataacacCACTCATGTTAGCGTGAAACACGATTTGACATGCCAATATCGTGTTACAAGGCTATAAAAATAACATCACGTGCATTAGGTTATTTGACGTTTTATAATTCAATTAAATACATAACACTACATCGTATGTCACGTTATTCCAGCTAATTTGTTCATTGAACCGACCCTATACAAGCATTAAATTGGTTGGATAAActtgcaaattttttttaaataaaagctTATCCATCTAAAATTACCATATCAcccctccctcctcctcctcctcctccccctccaAACGTCTATAAAAACCCTCCCTTACCGCTCGCAAGATTTACAGTTTCactgtaaacaaaaaaaaaaaaaatcataacgGTCTGAGACGATCCGACAAAGCAAAAATCCttaaaaaatccgaaaaaaaataataacattacTTTGGTAGAGTTATGTCGGACACGTTTTGCCGCGACTGTAACAGTCTGACGGAGGTTGTCTTCGACCACAGAGCGGGCGACGCGATATGCTCCGAGTGCGGCCTCATACTGGAGGCACACTCCGTCGAAGAGACAGCCGAGTGGCGCTCCTTCGCCGACGACTCTAACTACAACGACCCGAACCGTGTTGGCGGACCCGTTAACCCGCTTTTGTCAGAAGCTGGGCTTTCTACCGTCATCGTCAGGCCCAAAAACGGCGGCGGCGCCTCCTCTGAAGCCTTGCCATCCTCCGTCGGGAAGTGGCAGGGACGCGCGTCTAATCCTGACCGTCATCTTCTCGACATCTTCGGTGCAATCGCCGTGATGGCCGACAGGTTTGGTTTTCTTGCTTTGCATGCTCTAATTTcacttgtttttgttaattaacttaatttgtatttgtttggttgctgggaaagtgaaaggaaaaaggaagaaacttTTTTATTATGATCGTATTTTCAAAAAGCATTGCATCATTTGTagaaattttcaggtcgacgggccgagggcccactccaacaacaccgatactgtccccacttaaccacctgcacaatcctcaggtgtggggttttatcacaaaaggcctcgatgTTAGTTAGAGAGGGGTCTCACGTGAATTTCCACACATCGGGGATTCCAACACTCCCCTGCACGTGAGACCCCacttatgggtcacacgtgaatttccacacatcggcaaccacgtggagccatgtcgggactcacccaatcacgtggggccaatggggacccacccaaacacgtggcatctttggcctacgtggacaatcacgcggggccaacggggacccacccaatcacgtggcagtacgggcccgtcttctggctttgataccatgtagaaattttcaggtcgacgggccgagggcccactccaacaacaccgatactgtccccacttaaccacctgcacaatcctcaggtgtggggttttatcacaaaaggcctcgatgTTAgttagagaggggtatttctatttaaagcactcttttcttctccctctgtccgatgtgggactggggattccaacactcccccgcacgtgagaccccacttatgggtcacacgtgaattTCCACACATCGGGGATTCCAACATCATTATCATGTCATCAACAGTGGATCCACGTATAATTGCTTCTCCAAAAAATATTTGGGTTCAAATTACAAAAGCGATTCTAGTAAAAGTTTTTTATTATaaggaaactaatgaaaagagtttgaaaactttgggtTTTAACGTTCCGGACAAAGTAAaagataaagtgaataatatcagaaTTGACTTTGTAAtgaaaaaaatgtgatttttcgttaaagtttgctcatgttgatttttaattttttttttttttttaaatccgaGTTTTTGTGAAAAAGTACTTTGCTTTCTCAAGGAACATCAGAGCATGGAGCGTGCTTCCTCAGAAAGTGCTTCTATGAGCGACAATTTCTTTAAGTTTCTCTAGCAAACATTGATCATTTTTGGCTTTCAGAAGGCACTTGCGCTTCTGGCTGTCAATTGGAACATGATCTGATGCATTTTGGTGGGTTTTCACTGCAGGTTGGGACTTGTTACAACCATAAAGGTATATCAGTTAATATTTCAGCATcattttctttgtgttttgtttttgttaattgtCTTACTTTCAACTGGAAATCTGTAAAATACAGTTTTGGTCACCGTTTGTTAACCTTGATTTCAATTTTGGTCACTGCGTTTTTATGTTCTCAATTTGTAGCTAATGACTAAGGATGTTAAGTAATGAATGGTTTGTTCTTTCAGTTTACGATCGGTTGAGGCTAGTTGATGAGTTGAAACAACGAAAAGTAGCAACTCTTATAGCGATTTACGATATAAGTTGAAGGAAAAGCTATCGTTTTTGTCCCGCCATTTCATCAAATTTTCCCTTGTCAACCCTTAGCCCTATCCTGCATTTTAGTAATTGCAGTACATATAAAGCTAATTCCTTCAtgtaattatattaattttgtatGATGAAAAGTTTCATTTTCGTTTTGAATCGATGGAGTGTATCTGCATTTAAGTTTTACCATTTTCGTGGTTTAATGACCTGTCACCTCTTTGTGAATGTCTGAGGACCTTGTTTTGAAATCAATTGCGCACAATTCCTCGTATGTAGTTTGTACTCGGTCATTAGTTTTTAGTTGGCAACTTGGTATCTGAAGCATTCGATGAAGTTGCAattttttctgtgttttttaTGTATAATTTCTCGATGTAGAATTATTATGTGATCTCACAGATTTGTGTCAACTTATTATTAGGGGTTTAACTCTAGTAAAAATTAATCTTTATTTGACGAAAACCTTCTGTTTCACATGGGTAATCTTTATGTTTGTATTATTCTGACTACCAGGATCGAGCCAATGAAATATACAAGAAGGTAGAAGATCAAAAACCTCTCCGAGGGCGAAATCAAGATGCAATTGTGGCTGCTTGCCTCTACATTGCCTGTAGACAAGAAAATAAGCCTCGTACTGTGAAAGGTAGAAGAGAAGAGcatgtttgtgtttttaaaggtTAGGAATCTATGTGACCTATTGATTATTCTCTTGGGAAAGCctgtattaattttgttttgttgcagATATCTCTGTTGCTACTCGAGTTGCTGAAGGGACGATCAAGAATTCCTACAGAGACCTGCATCCTCATCTGGCAAGAATAATACCGAACTGGTTTGCCAACGAGGAATGTGTCAAGAATCTGCAGCCCTAGAAATTGAAGGTGATGATCATAGTTAAACTAAGTAGGAACAATTAGCAATCAATAATGTGCAGCATCAGGAAGTGTAGTATTTATAATCTTAAAGTTTTATGAAGCGTTTAGgaattcttgttttttttttagctttttattttTCGAATTCTTTTATTTCGTTGTAAGTAGAATGAATTAGGGTTTTCCTTCATTAGTATCTAGCTGCCCAAATTAGGGTCCAAATTATTTGATTGCTTATTTCATGACTGGAAGATTTGCAGTTCTCTCTTTTTGCTTCCTCTGCCTCTTTCAGACTTCAAGACATATGGTGAAACTGTAAAAGTAAATACAGTTTCAAATAAGTGTCTTTATTTTACTGATTTTTCTCCATGGCTGTAGTAATTTATTGTAATTTTAAAACCGAGATGCATTGCTATAGCATGACGGTTGCAAAGTAACATGTTATCCTTAACCATAACACTTAATGTGAttgtcacactgaaaaatttctcgtatTTAACCAGATTTGGTGATTTTGTTCCCTTGTGAGTTATTATACGTTACAAATACATGCAATGTTTCCACACGAGTGATTGATTTGTGACTGAGATCCTTTGTCGTCTGCTTTTTCCTCAACAAATCGCCATTCGCCATGTGAGGTCTTAACAAATGCTCCTAGATATTTTTTGTGCAGTTGTGAAATGAACTAGTGAGATGTATATAAACAGATCATATGTTATTATTACTTAAATTTAATCCATTAATATTGGAGGC encodes the following:
- the LOC137710190 gene encoding transcription initiation factor IIB-like; the encoded protein is MSDTFCRDCNSLTEVVFDHRAGDAICSECGLILEAHSVEETAEWRSFADDSNYNDPNRVGGPVNPLLSEAGLSTVIVRPKNGGGASSEALPSSVGKWQGRASNPDRHLLDIFGAIAVMADRLGLVTTIKDRANEIYKKVEDQKPLRGRNQDAIVAACLYIACRQENKPRTVKDISVATRVAEGTIKNSYRDLHPHLARIIPNWFANEECVKNLQP